A part of Gossypium hirsutum isolate 1008001.06 chromosome A07, Gossypium_hirsutum_v2.1, whole genome shotgun sequence genomic DNA contains:
- the LOC107930800 gene encoding protein unc-13 homolog isoform X1, whose protein sequence is MWSRLKSITYRKVKRHHHHHKTTAAAVAAVTAAMPSECTEPLTSPFGELATNLSDSELRETAYEILVGARLSSGGKSSTYASDSEKNSERAAATPQTLTSRAASKVKKALGLRSRRKKASEKAESERVKKVSTIGETMRVQMRVSEQMDSRVRKALSKVAADQKIELMVLPLEMLQQLKPSDFPNQEEYEAWQRRNLKLLEAGLLLHPLVPLDDENTAPQQLRGIIDGALEKPLETSKNNETMQALRTVVLSLACRTSNNIGSVSETSTHWADGFPMNLKIYQMLLEACFDVNDETSVIEELDEVLELIKKTWLVLGMNQMLHNLCFLWILFNRYATMDQAEGDLLSAGNNLLIKVENDAKAMKGDENYCRMLSSTLGAISSWAEKRLLGYHRYFRSDNAESTMGCVVSMAVLSVKIMEGGEGISNEDHIEGNEMDVGQEKVDAYIKSSLRAAFVQIMETVKSSKSSSTGQQNELPFMAKLAEDVSTLAFTEKETFSPILKRWHPLAAGVAVATLHSCYGNELKQYVSSIDELTPDVLEVMKGADKLEKDLVQIAVENSEDSEDGGKSIIREMLPYEADSVTSNLVKSWIKTRTDRLKEWVDRNLQQEVWDPRANRERFALSAVEVLRIVDEAFEAFFLLPITTHSALLPDLATGINSCLQHYISMAKFGCGTQSTYVPTMPPLTRCSRRSKLPSVFKKKEKVPKKSQAGTVNGNENDSFGTPQMCCRINTLNYIQNELNVLAKRDITHLSNSGTNQDIADRMEKVFELSAAACVEGIQQLCEATANKVIFQDLSHFFWDGLYIGEVSSTRIDPFLQELDHYLEVISITVHDKVRTQVITEVMKVSFDGFLMVLLAGGPPRAFTLQDYEIIDEDFNFLTDLFWSNGDGLPAELIEQFSTKVKDILPLFNTDTDSLIEKFKQVTLESCASSSAKSKLPLPPTTGQWSPTEPNTVLRVLCYRNDETAAKFLKKTYHLPKRL, encoded by the exons atgtgGAGTAGATTAAAGAGCATAACTTACAGGAAAGTAAAACGACATCACCATCATCATAAAACGACGGCGGCGGCGGTAGCGGCGGTAACGGCGGCAATGCCTAGTGAATGTACTGAACCCCTTACGAGTCCCTTTGGGGAATTGGCGACGAATTTATCGGACTCGGAGCTCCGAGAGACGGCTTATGAGATCCTCGTCGGAGCGCGTCTGAGTTCAGGCGGGAAATCGTCGACTTACGCGTCGGATTCGGAAAAGAATTCGGAAAGGGCGGCCGCGACACCGCAGACGTTGACGTCAAGGGCGGCGAGTAAAGTGAAGAAGGCATTGGGATTGAGATCAAGGAGGAAGAAAGCGAGTGAGAAGGCCGAGTCGGAACGAGTCAAAAAGGTGAGTACGATTGGGGAAACGATGCGAGTTCAAATGCGAGTTTCAGAGCAAATGGATTCCCGAGTTAGAAAAGCTCTTTCCAAAGTAGCCGCTGATCAG AAAATAGAGTTAATGGTGTTACCACTTGAGATGTTGCAGCAACTCAAGCCTTCTGATTTTCCAAACCAAGAAGAATATGAAGCTTGGCAAAGAAGAAATTTAAAGCTCCTCGAAGCCGGACTCCTTTTGCATCCTCTAGTGCCACTCGATGACGAAAACACTGCTCCTCAGCAGCTCCGAGGGATCATTGACGGAGCATTGGAGAAGCCTTTGGAAACCAGCAAAAACAATGAAACAATGCAAGCCCTCCGTACTGTTGTTTTATCACTTGCTTGTAGAACAAGCAACAATATCGGGTCAGTTTCCGAGACCAGTACTCACTGGGCAGATGGATTCCCAATGAACCTTAAAATCTACCAAATGCTACTCGAAGCTTGTTTCGATGTCAACGACGAAACATCGGtcatcgaggagctagatgaagtCCTAGAGCTCATTAAAAAGACATGGTTAGTCCTAGGAATGAACCAAATGCTACATAACCTTTGTTTCTTGTGGATACTATTTAACCGTTACGCGACGATGGATCAAGCTGAAGGCGACTTATTGAGTGCCGGCAATAACCTATTGATCAAAGTCGAAAATGATGCCAAGGCGATGAAAGGAGATGAGAATTATTGTAGGATGTTGAGTTCTACTTTGGGTGCGATTTCGAGTTGGGCTGAGAAAAGGTTGCTTGGTTACCACAGATATTTTCGAAGCGATAACGCCGAGTCGACAATGGGGTGTGTTGTTTCGATGGCGGTTCTGTCGGTGAAGATAATGGAAGGAGGAGAAGGTATCTCAAATGAGGATCATATAGAAGGAAACGAAATGGATGTGGGTCAAGAGAAGGTTGATGCATACATAAAGTCATCGTTACGTGCTGCTTTTGTTCAG ATAATGGAGACGGTAAAGTCCAGCAAGTCATCATCAACAGGTCAACAAAATGAGCTTCCATTCATGGCTAAACTAGCGGAAGATGTCAGTACACTAGCATTCACAGAGAAAGAGACATTCAGTCCAATATTGAAAAGGTGGCATCCACTTGCAGCTGGTGTAGCAGTAGCCACACTTCATTCATGTTATGGGAATGAACTAAAGCAATATGTTTCAAGCATTGATGAATTAACACCAGATGTATTGGAGGTAATGAAAGGTGCTGATAAGTTGGAGAAAGATTTGGTGCAAATTGCAGTTGAGAATTCAGAGGATAGTGAAGATGGTGGGAAATCAATTATAAGAGAGATGCTTCCTTATGAGGCTGACTCTGTTACTTCTAATTTGGTCAAGTCATGGATAAAGACTAGAACTGATAGATTGAAGGAATGGGTTGATAGGAACTTGCAACAAGAG GTATGGGATCCACGGGCAAATAGAGAGCGCTTTGCACTGTCAGCTGTTGAAGTTTTGCGGATTGTAGATGAAGCTTTTGAAGCATTCTTTTTGTTACCAATAACAACGCATTCTGCCTTGCTTCCAGATTTAGCCACAGGGATTAACAGTTGTCTTCAACATTATATATCCATGGCAAAGTTTGGCTGTG GGACTCAAAGTACATACGTTCCCACAATGCCACCTTTAACAAGATGTTCTAGACGGTCCAAACTTCCTAGTgtatttaagaaaaaagaaaaagttcctaAGAAATCTCAAGCTGGGACAGTAAATGGCAATGAAAATGACTCATTCGGAACACCCCAAATGTGTTGTCGTATTAATACCCTAAACTATATTCAAAACGAATTGAATGTATTAGCAAAAAGAGATATTACCCATCTTTCCAATTCTGGAACCAATCAAGATATTGCCGATCGGATGGAGAAAGTATTTGAACTTTCAGCTGCTGCATGTGTTGAAGGGATCCAACAATTATGTGAAGCAACTGCAAATAAGGTCATATTCCAAGACCTAAGTCATTTCTTTTGGGACGGTTTGTATATAGGGGAAGTTTCATCTACAAGGATCGATCCTTTCCTACAAGAGCTTGATCATTACTTGGAGGTCATTTCGATAACTGTACATGATAAAGTCAGAACACAAGTTATAACTGAAGTGATGAAGGTTTCTTTTGATGGTTTCTTAATGGTTTTACTGGCTGGAGGCCCTCCTCGTGCTTTTACCCTGCAAGATTATGAAATCATAGATGAGGATTTTAATTTCTTGACTGATTTGTTTTGGTCTAATGGTGATGGACTTCCTGCTGAGTTAATAGAACAATTTTCAACTAAAGTTAAAGATATTCTACCTTTATTTAATACTGATACTGATAGCTTGATTGAGAAATTTAAACAAGTAACATTAGAGAGTTGTGCTTCTTCTTCTGCTAAGTCTAAGCTTCCGTTGCCACCGACAACCGGGCAGTGGAGTCCGACGGAACCGAATACGGTGTTGCGCGTTTTGTGTTATCGGAATGATGAAACAGCAGCTAAGTTCCTTAAGAAGACTTACCATTTGCCAAAGAGACTTTAA
- the LOC107930800 gene encoding protein unc-13 homolog isoform X2 has protein sequence MPSECTEPLTSPFGELATNLSDSELRETAYEILVGARLSSGGKSSTYASDSEKNSERAAATPQTLTSRAASKVKKALGLRSRRKKASEKAESERVKKVSTIGETMRVQMRVSEQMDSRVRKALSKVAADQKIELMVLPLEMLQQLKPSDFPNQEEYEAWQRRNLKLLEAGLLLHPLVPLDDENTAPQQLRGIIDGALEKPLETSKNNETMQALRTVVLSLACRTSNNIGSVSETSTHWADGFPMNLKIYQMLLEACFDVNDETSVIEELDEVLELIKKTWLVLGMNQMLHNLCFLWILFNRYATMDQAEGDLLSAGNNLLIKVENDAKAMKGDENYCRMLSSTLGAISSWAEKRLLGYHRYFRSDNAESTMGCVVSMAVLSVKIMEGGEGISNEDHIEGNEMDVGQEKVDAYIKSSLRAAFVQIMETVKSSKSSSTGQQNELPFMAKLAEDVSTLAFTEKETFSPILKRWHPLAAGVAVATLHSCYGNELKQYVSSIDELTPDVLEVMKGADKLEKDLVQIAVENSEDSEDGGKSIIREMLPYEADSVTSNLVKSWIKTRTDRLKEWVDRNLQQEVWDPRANRERFALSAVEVLRIVDEAFEAFFLLPITTHSALLPDLATGINSCLQHYISMAKFGCGTQSTYVPTMPPLTRCSRRSKLPSVFKKKEKVPKKSQAGTVNGNENDSFGTPQMCCRINTLNYIQNELNVLAKRDITHLSNSGTNQDIADRMEKVFELSAAACVEGIQQLCEATANKVIFQDLSHFFWDGLYIGEVSSTRIDPFLQELDHYLEVISITVHDKVRTQVITEVMKVSFDGFLMVLLAGGPPRAFTLQDYEIIDEDFNFLTDLFWSNGDGLPAELIEQFSTKVKDILPLFNTDTDSLIEKFKQVTLESCASSSAKSKLPLPPTTGQWSPTEPNTVLRVLCYRNDETAAKFLKKTYHLPKRL, from the exons ATGCCTAGTGAATGTACTGAACCCCTTACGAGTCCCTTTGGGGAATTGGCGACGAATTTATCGGACTCGGAGCTCCGAGAGACGGCTTATGAGATCCTCGTCGGAGCGCGTCTGAGTTCAGGCGGGAAATCGTCGACTTACGCGTCGGATTCGGAAAAGAATTCGGAAAGGGCGGCCGCGACACCGCAGACGTTGACGTCAAGGGCGGCGAGTAAAGTGAAGAAGGCATTGGGATTGAGATCAAGGAGGAAGAAAGCGAGTGAGAAGGCCGAGTCGGAACGAGTCAAAAAGGTGAGTACGATTGGGGAAACGATGCGAGTTCAAATGCGAGTTTCAGAGCAAATGGATTCCCGAGTTAGAAAAGCTCTTTCCAAAGTAGCCGCTGATCAG AAAATAGAGTTAATGGTGTTACCACTTGAGATGTTGCAGCAACTCAAGCCTTCTGATTTTCCAAACCAAGAAGAATATGAAGCTTGGCAAAGAAGAAATTTAAAGCTCCTCGAAGCCGGACTCCTTTTGCATCCTCTAGTGCCACTCGATGACGAAAACACTGCTCCTCAGCAGCTCCGAGGGATCATTGACGGAGCATTGGAGAAGCCTTTGGAAACCAGCAAAAACAATGAAACAATGCAAGCCCTCCGTACTGTTGTTTTATCACTTGCTTGTAGAACAAGCAACAATATCGGGTCAGTTTCCGAGACCAGTACTCACTGGGCAGATGGATTCCCAATGAACCTTAAAATCTACCAAATGCTACTCGAAGCTTGTTTCGATGTCAACGACGAAACATCGGtcatcgaggagctagatgaagtCCTAGAGCTCATTAAAAAGACATGGTTAGTCCTAGGAATGAACCAAATGCTACATAACCTTTGTTTCTTGTGGATACTATTTAACCGTTACGCGACGATGGATCAAGCTGAAGGCGACTTATTGAGTGCCGGCAATAACCTATTGATCAAAGTCGAAAATGATGCCAAGGCGATGAAAGGAGATGAGAATTATTGTAGGATGTTGAGTTCTACTTTGGGTGCGATTTCGAGTTGGGCTGAGAAAAGGTTGCTTGGTTACCACAGATATTTTCGAAGCGATAACGCCGAGTCGACAATGGGGTGTGTTGTTTCGATGGCGGTTCTGTCGGTGAAGATAATGGAAGGAGGAGAAGGTATCTCAAATGAGGATCATATAGAAGGAAACGAAATGGATGTGGGTCAAGAGAAGGTTGATGCATACATAAAGTCATCGTTACGTGCTGCTTTTGTTCAG ATAATGGAGACGGTAAAGTCCAGCAAGTCATCATCAACAGGTCAACAAAATGAGCTTCCATTCATGGCTAAACTAGCGGAAGATGTCAGTACACTAGCATTCACAGAGAAAGAGACATTCAGTCCAATATTGAAAAGGTGGCATCCACTTGCAGCTGGTGTAGCAGTAGCCACACTTCATTCATGTTATGGGAATGAACTAAAGCAATATGTTTCAAGCATTGATGAATTAACACCAGATGTATTGGAGGTAATGAAAGGTGCTGATAAGTTGGAGAAAGATTTGGTGCAAATTGCAGTTGAGAATTCAGAGGATAGTGAAGATGGTGGGAAATCAATTATAAGAGAGATGCTTCCTTATGAGGCTGACTCTGTTACTTCTAATTTGGTCAAGTCATGGATAAAGACTAGAACTGATAGATTGAAGGAATGGGTTGATAGGAACTTGCAACAAGAG GTATGGGATCCACGGGCAAATAGAGAGCGCTTTGCACTGTCAGCTGTTGAAGTTTTGCGGATTGTAGATGAAGCTTTTGAAGCATTCTTTTTGTTACCAATAACAACGCATTCTGCCTTGCTTCCAGATTTAGCCACAGGGATTAACAGTTGTCTTCAACATTATATATCCATGGCAAAGTTTGGCTGTG GGACTCAAAGTACATACGTTCCCACAATGCCACCTTTAACAAGATGTTCTAGACGGTCCAAACTTCCTAGTgtatttaagaaaaaagaaaaagttcctaAGAAATCTCAAGCTGGGACAGTAAATGGCAATGAAAATGACTCATTCGGAACACCCCAAATGTGTTGTCGTATTAATACCCTAAACTATATTCAAAACGAATTGAATGTATTAGCAAAAAGAGATATTACCCATCTTTCCAATTCTGGAACCAATCAAGATATTGCCGATCGGATGGAGAAAGTATTTGAACTTTCAGCTGCTGCATGTGTTGAAGGGATCCAACAATTATGTGAAGCAACTGCAAATAAGGTCATATTCCAAGACCTAAGTCATTTCTTTTGGGACGGTTTGTATATAGGGGAAGTTTCATCTACAAGGATCGATCCTTTCCTACAAGAGCTTGATCATTACTTGGAGGTCATTTCGATAACTGTACATGATAAAGTCAGAACACAAGTTATAACTGAAGTGATGAAGGTTTCTTTTGATGGTTTCTTAATGGTTTTACTGGCTGGAGGCCCTCCTCGTGCTTTTACCCTGCAAGATTATGAAATCATAGATGAGGATTTTAATTTCTTGACTGATTTGTTTTGGTCTAATGGTGATGGACTTCCTGCTGAGTTAATAGAACAATTTTCAACTAAAGTTAAAGATATTCTACCTTTATTTAATACTGATACTGATAGCTTGATTGAGAAATTTAAACAAGTAACATTAGAGAGTTGTGCTTCTTCTTCTGCTAAGTCTAAGCTTCCGTTGCCACCGACAACCGGGCAGTGGAGTCCGACGGAACCGAATACGGTGTTGCGCGTTTTGTGTTATCGGAATGATGAAACAGCAGCTAAGTTCCTTAAGAAGACTTACCATTTGCCAAAGAGACTTTAA
- the LOC107930828 gene encoding uncharacterized protein: MPAISKEKDHAPGSTCSTSEEKIVSEIDIRNLTIDDSNKFFDETEDSNIKIIASGDAPYTSAFTFELDLSPQLLGLSYLKMLVFDEADHMLAELTYVLMVYFCLWFFGICNLDFSCCELYLVYE, translated from the exons ATGCCCGCCATTTCTAAGGAAAAGGACCATGCACCGGGAAGCACTTGCTCAACATCGGAAGAAAAAATTGTATCCGAAATCGACATTCGGAACTTAACAATCGACGATAGCAATAAGTTCTTTGATGAAACTGAAGACTCCAACATCAAAATC ATTGCATCAGGAGATGCACCGTACACATCGGCATTTACGTTTGAGTTGGATTTGTCACCACAACTGTTGGGTTTGAGTTATCTCAAGATGCTTGTGTTTGATGAGGCTGATCACATGCTTGCAGAGTTAACCTATGTGTTAATGGTTTATTTTTGCTTGTGGTTTTTTGGAATTTGCAATTTAGATTTCTCTTGCTGCGAGCTTTACTTGGTTTATGAATGA